Proteins from a genomic interval of Vibrio casei:
- a CDS encoding diacylglycerol kinase has product MNDKTIVKRTGFMRIIFTLKHSYNGFKWMIKHEAAFQQELMLFIPLTVLACYLDISAAQSLSLILSMMFVLFAEMVNTAIEAVVDRIGLEYHDLSGLAKNIGSATVTLSLLMSAMVWGVMLFQLWA; this is encoded by the coding sequence ATGAATGATAAAACGATCGTAAAACGCACTGGGTTTATGCGAATCATTTTTACTTTGAAGCACAGTTATAATGGCTTTAAGTGGATGATTAAACATGAAGCGGCTTTTCAACAAGAATTGATGTTGTTTATACCATTAACGGTACTGGCTTGCTATCTAGATATCTCTGCGGCTCAGTCATTAAGCTTAATTTTATCAATGATGTTTGTTTTATTTGCTGAAATGGTAAATACCGCTATCGAAGCTGTCGTGGATCGCATTGGGTTGGAATATCATGATCTATCTGGGCTTGCGAAAAATATAGGCTCGGCCACTGTAACATTAAGCTTATTGATGTCTGCAATGGTATGGGGTGTGATGTTATTTCAGCTTTGGGCTTAA
- a CDS encoding ferredoxin--NADP reductase, which yields MKEIPLGFVSGTVVNRTDWAAHLFSLEVHAPASAFPSPPFIAGQFSKLAVQDEEGEWVRRAYSMVNKPCIESDKAIFEFLVIEIPDGKLTPLLGQLSQGDDVLVGTLPSGFMTLEEVPETAKDLWMLSTGTGIGPFISILEEIEQCKRFEHLILVHAVRTKEELVYKDKIMSLLKQYQGKLRYVPIVSREPVSGALSGRIPQQLQTGGLATAAHVPLTEQGSFFYLCGNPNMVHDTRDALQIMGYKKHLRREAGHFSFENYW from the coding sequence ATGAAAGAGATCCCTTTAGGATTTGTCTCAGGTACGGTAGTAAATCGAACCGACTGGGCTGCACATTTATTTTCACTTGAGGTTCATGCGCCAGCAAGCGCTTTTCCCTCCCCTCCTTTTATCGCCGGCCAATTCAGCAAACTTGCTGTGCAGGATGAAGAAGGTGAATGGGTGAGACGCGCTTATTCCATGGTCAACAAACCTTGCATTGAAAGCGATAAGGCCATCTTTGAATTCTTAGTCATTGAAATCCCGGATGGTAAATTAACACCTTTACTTGGACAACTCAGCCAAGGTGATGATGTTTTGGTTGGTACATTACCCTCAGGATTCATGACATTAGAAGAAGTACCAGAAACTGCTAAAGATTTATGGATGCTTTCCACTGGCACTGGTATTGGCCCTTTCATCTCCATATTAGAAGAGATAGAGCAATGCAAACGATTTGAACACCTGATTTTAGTGCACGCCGTTCGGACCAAAGAAGAATTGGTCTATAAAGATAAGATAATGAGCCTATTGAAACAGTATCAAGGTAAATTACGTTATGTACCGATTGTTTCGCGCGAACCGGTTTCTGGCGCGCTATCCGGTCGCATACCTCAACAACTGCAGACGGGTGGGCTTGCCACAGCGGCACATGTCCCTTTAACCGAACAAGGCAGCTTCTTTTATTTATGTGGTAACCCAAACATGGTGCATGATACTCGCGATGCATTGCAAATCATGGGTTATAAAAAACACCTAAGACGTGAAGCTGGCCATTTCAGTTTTGAAAATTACTGGTAA
- a CDS encoding ABC transporter substrate-binding protein, whose product MKNNKKISTILASILFAAGIAKTSYAEELTVWAWDPNFNVAAMKEAAERYKKIDPSFELKVIDSGKNDIEQKLHTMLASGITNALPDMVLIEDYNAQKYLQAYPGSFTPLQDNIDYSKFAPYKVEVMTIGDKVYGLPFDSGVAGLFYRSDYLAKAGYKPEDLQNITWDKFIEIGKQVKQKTGVSMLTYDINDVVLPHIMMQSGGEWFFTKDGKLNITSNKALKETLKTIKAINDAKITRRTSGWSSLVGSINAGQVASVTTGVWMMGSIKSTEDQKGKWRVAPIPSLNLPNAVHASNQGGSSWYVLSASKNTKKAIEFLKDTFASDSEMYQKLLVERGALATYLPAASGEAYTVSDPFFSGQPVFSDFSKWVTQIPQVPYGMYTQEVDNAIAAEIPALLDGDSVDDVLERVETALKYQIQ is encoded by the coding sequence ATGAAAAATAATAAGAAAATATCGACGATATTAGCATCCATCCTATTTGCTGCAGGGATAGCAAAAACCAGTTACGCAGAAGAATTAACCGTTTGGGCGTGGGATCCTAATTTTAACGTGGCAGCGATGAAAGAAGCGGCGGAACGTTATAAAAAAATTGATCCTAGCTTTGAATTAAAAGTGATCGATTCAGGTAAAAATGATATCGAACAGAAACTGCATACCATGCTGGCATCAGGTATCACTAATGCCTTGCCAGATATGGTGTTAATTGAAGATTATAATGCTCAGAAATATTTACAAGCTTACCCTGGTTCTTTCACACCATTGCAAGACAATATTGATTATTCAAAGTTTGCACCATACAAAGTAGAAGTGATGACCATTGGTGATAAAGTTTATGGTCTTCCATTTGATTCCGGTGTCGCAGGGTTATTCTACCGCAGCGATTATTTAGCGAAAGCTGGTTACAAGCCTGAAGATTTGCAGAATATCACTTGGGATAAATTTATTGAGATTGGCAAACAAGTGAAACAGAAAACTGGCGTTAGTATGCTGACTTACGATATCAATGACGTTGTTCTTCCACATATTATGATGCAATCAGGAGGGGAGTGGTTCTTTACTAAAGACGGAAAATTAAACATTACGTCCAATAAAGCGTTAAAAGAAACACTTAAAACGATTAAAGCGATTAATGATGCCAAGATCACGCGTCGTACTTCTGGTTGGTCTAGTTTAGTTGGCAGCATTAATGCTGGACAAGTGGCTTCGGTCACCACGGGTGTTTGGATGATGGGCTCAATTAAGAGTACTGAAGATCAGAAAGGCAAATGGCGAGTCGCGCCAATTCCAAGCCTAAACTTACCTAATGCAGTCCATGCATCTAATCAAGGTGGCTCAAGTTGGTATGTACTTAGTGCTAGCAAAAACACCAAGAAAGCGATTGAATTCCTGAAAGATACTTTTGCATCCGACAGCGAGATGTATCAAAAGCTCCTTGTTGAACGTGGTGCGTTAGCCACCTATTTGCCGGCTGCATCCGGCGAGGCGTATACCGTTAGCGACCCATTCTTTTCGGGGCAGCCTGTCTTTTCTGATTTTTCAAAATGGGTAACACAAATCCCCCAAGTTCCTTATGGAATGTATACCCAAGAAGTCGACAACGCCATTGCGGCAGAGATCCCTGCTCTGCTTGATGGTGATTCGGTTGATGATGTACTAGAACGAGTAGAAACCGCGCTGAAATACCAAATTCAGTAA
- a CDS encoding bifunctional allantoicase/(S)-ureidoglycine aminohydrolase — protein MTKKNSYYSPQGGLPPQTQLLSDRAVLTDAYAIIPKRVMTDIVTSFLPFWQGMRMWVIARPLSGFSETFSQYIVEIEPDGGSEKPELDPAAEGVLFVVAGEMDITIEGEKHHMTEGGYAFLPPKCNWTVHNHNDQPVRFHWVRKAYQYVEGLEIPEAFVTNENDIEPIPMPDTDDAWGTTRFVDSSDMRHDMHVNVVTFQPGGVIPFDETHVMEHGLYVLEGKAVYHLNQEWVEVEAGDFMWLRAFCPQSCYAGGPGPFRYLLYKDVNRHMPFIRPTN, from the coding sequence ATGACAAAGAAAAACAGCTATTACTCTCCACAAGGCGGCTTACCGCCACAAACACAACTACTGTCTGATCGCGCAGTATTAACAGATGCCTACGCAATTATCCCAAAACGAGTAATGACCGACATCGTCACCAGCTTTTTGCCTTTTTGGCAAGGCATGCGTATGTGGGTAATTGCTCGTCCATTGAGCGGGTTTTCTGAAACATTCTCACAATATATCGTTGAAATTGAACCGGATGGTGGCTCAGAAAAACCGGAACTGGATCCTGCCGCAGAAGGAGTATTATTTGTTGTTGCTGGTGAAATGGATATTACTATCGAAGGCGAAAAACATCATATGACCGAAGGCGGTTATGCTTTCTTACCACCAAAATGCAACTGGACAGTGCATAACCATAATGATCAACCGGTGCGTTTTCATTGGGTGCGAAAAGCTTATCAATACGTTGAAGGTTTAGAAATACCTGAAGCGTTCGTTACCAATGAAAATGATATTGAACCAATTCCAATGCCAGATACCGATGATGCTTGGGGCACTACCCGTTTTGTCGATTCCTCTGATATGAGACATGACATGCATGTTAACGTAGTGACGTTCCAACCGGGCGGCGTGATTCCATTTGATGAAACACATGTGATGGAACATGGTTTATATGTACTTGAAGGGAAAGCAGTTTATCACTTAAACCAAGAATGGGTAGAAGTTGAAGCTGGTGACTTTATGTGGTTACGCGCATTCTGCCCACAATCTTGTTACGCTGGCGGCCCTGGCCCATTCCGTTACCTACTCTACAAAGACGTCAATCGTCATATGCCATTCATTCGCCCAACAAACTAA
- a CDS encoding glycosyltransferase family 9 protein: protein MIRNILRDFDRYRRRKMANLEPFLYRIMNNNKQNQASLLSVGEVKNIVIVRNNKRIGNMFFLIPFVKQVRTAYPHAKITLLLSRPWQQSLFEGLGVDKFCFSEFSFSKGMKTVSHIQRLRKTCFDLLLVPTPSVEDTLIASMLTAKNKVSPFHQRRDETFTHTFYQPDSHTHTAFNKLYLIEKLTGKTDWPMCHQMVLSDDELIAGRLAKERVYNGNRLCVAFFRGARGNKLLSESDWKANLAKFEEKAERPIEWIEILSPDITKPLIGGMKTFESKNMRHLASFLKHTDAFLSCDTGPLHLADAAGVNCIGIFNKTDPKVYGVLGRFSINLKSIDEFDSRHYFSVMLNCVAS, encoded by the coding sequence ATGATAAGGAACATACTTCGTGATTTTGACCGATACCGTAGACGTAAAATGGCAAATTTAGAGCCTTTTCTGTATCGGATAATGAATAATAACAAGCAAAATCAAGCATCGTTACTGTCTGTAGGTGAAGTGAAAAATATTGTCATCGTGCGTAATAATAAGCGAATTGGCAATATGTTCTTTTTGATCCCTTTCGTAAAACAAGTTCGCACCGCTTACCCTCATGCAAAAATCACGTTATTGCTCTCACGTCCTTGGCAACAGTCCTTATTTGAAGGTTTGGGAGTGGATAAATTTTGTTTTTCAGAGTTTTCCTTTTCTAAAGGAATGAAAACAGTGTCTCATATTCAGAGATTAAGAAAGACCTGCTTTGATCTGCTATTGGTGCCAACACCTTCGGTTGAAGACACTTTGATTGCTTCAATGCTAACAGCAAAAAATAAAGTATCGCCTTTTCATCAACGTCGTGATGAGACTTTCACGCATACATTTTATCAGCCAGATTCTCATACGCATACGGCGTTTAATAAATTGTATTTGATTGAAAAACTCACCGGTAAAACCGATTGGCCAATGTGCCACCAAATGGTGTTAAGTGACGATGAGTTAATCGCTGGGCGTTTAGCGAAAGAGCGTGTGTATAACGGCAATCGATTGTGTGTGGCTTTTTTCCGTGGTGCGAGAGGGAACAAATTATTGAGTGAGAGTGACTGGAAGGCCAATCTAGCCAAATTTGAAGAGAAAGCAGAGCGACCTATTGAATGGATTGAAATATTAAGCCCTGATATCACAAAACCGTTAATCGGCGGGATGAAAACCTTTGAAAGTAAGAATATGCGTCATTTGGCGAGTTTTCTGAAACATACGGATGCATTTTTGTCGTGTGATACGGGGCCTTTGCATTTGGCCGATGCCGCGGGAGTGAATTGTATTGGCATTTTTAACAAAACCGACCCGAAGGTGTATGGCGTTTTAGGCCGTTTCTCTATCAACCTGAAAAGTATTGATGAATTTGATAGTCGTCACTATTTCAGCGTAATGCTTAACTGCGTAGCTAGTTAA
- a CDS encoding LysR family transcriptional regulator: MNKILDPILLRSLIAVVDSGSFTRAAESTHLTQSTISQQIRKLETQLECDLLIRKNRNATPTLEGERVVTHARRILSMMEDAIAETISHSEQRPIKLGVPEDFATHELVPTLSLFAKAFPETRLEVKSGMCSDIWTQFQNNELDIALVKHRPDSAQGIAKWAEPLCWIDGHSLHNLDKETVPLVGLPSTGLYRSEMSHTLDSLGRRWRMAYITTSLSGVGCAVEAGLGLSLLPKRLVTPLHRVLTQDDGLPNIAPLDLILHVQPQLTHQSKLLAEHLIEACNKIYQMV; the protein is encoded by the coding sequence ATGAACAAAATTCTTGATCCTATCTTATTGCGCAGTTTAATTGCGGTGGTTGATTCTGGTAGTTTTACTCGTGCAGCAGAAAGCACTCATTTAACACAATCGACGATTAGCCAGCAAATTCGTAAATTAGAAACTCAGCTTGAGTGTGATTTATTAATCAGGAAAAATCGCAATGCAACACCAACATTAGAAGGCGAGAGAGTTGTGACACATGCTCGTAGAATTCTTTCAATGATGGAAGATGCGATTGCTGAAACAATCAGTCATTCGGAGCAAAGACCCATCAAGTTAGGCGTACCAGAAGATTTCGCGACCCATGAGTTAGTCCCTACTTTATCTTTGTTTGCCAAAGCTTTTCCAGAAACGCGTTTAGAAGTGAAAAGTGGAATGTGCAGTGATATATGGACTCAGTTTCAAAATAACGAGTTAGATATAGCATTGGTTAAACACCGCCCAGACAGCGCGCAGGGTATTGCTAAATGGGCGGAACCTTTGTGTTGGATTGATGGTCATTCATTACATAATTTAGACAAGGAGACCGTACCTTTGGTTGGTCTACCAAGCACAGGATTGTATCGAAGTGAAATGTCTCACACGCTAGATTCACTCGGACGACGTTGGCGCATGGCCTATATTACAACCAGTTTATCGGGCGTTGGTTGCGCGGTAGAGGCGGGGCTGGGGCTTTCTTTATTACCGAAACGTTTAGTCACCCCTTTGCATCGAGTGCTTACCCAAGATGATGGCTTACCGAATATTGCGCCACTTGACTTGATCTTGCACGTCCAACCACAATTAACGCACCAAAGTAAGTTATTAGCTGAGCACTTGATAGAAGCCTGCAATAAAATATATCAAATGGTTTAG
- a CDS encoding response regulator transcription factor: MKLLIIEDSEPLRRGIVVGLNNLGFTLDETGDGSMGLSMALSNQYDLIILDLMLPNVDGMSILRTIRHQGLEAKVLILSAKTLQQDKIDGLMQGADDYLTKPFSFEELHARILAILRRGQITKIDNRHQASGFCLDLETKRFTYLDQDIELTRNEFKIIECLFAAKGRVVNVEMISEAVVGSFDYLSKNTIESHLSSVRKKSREKGGTLPVKNKRGFGYFVDESR; encoded by the coding sequence ATGAAATTATTGATCATTGAGGACTCCGAACCGCTACGTCGAGGTATTGTGGTGGGCTTGAATAATTTAGGATTTACTCTGGATGAAACTGGTGATGGTTCGATGGGATTAAGCATGGCATTGTCGAATCAGTATGACTTGATCATTTTAGATTTAATGCTGCCAAATGTTGATGGAATGAGTATTCTTCGGACGATTCGTCATCAAGGATTAGAAGCCAAAGTATTGATTCTGTCTGCCAAAACGCTGCAGCAAGATAAGATCGATGGATTAATGCAAGGCGCGGATGATTATTTAACAAAGCCATTTTCGTTTGAAGAGTTGCATGCACGAATTCTTGCTATTTTACGTCGTGGGCAAATAACAAAAATAGACAATAGACATCAAGCCTCTGGGTTTTGTTTGGATTTGGAAACCAAGCGTTTTACCTACCTTGACCAAGACATCGAATTGACTCGAAATGAGTTTAAAATTATTGAATGTTTATTTGCTGCAAAAGGTCGAGTGGTGAACGTTGAAATGATCAGTGAAGCGGTGGTGGGGTCTTTCGATTACTTATCTAAAAATACCATAGAATCGCATTTGTCCTCGGTGCGAAAGAAATCAAGAGAGAAAGGTGGGACATTGCCAGTTAAAAATAAGCGAGGCTTTGGCTATTTTGTGGATGAATCACGCTAA
- a CDS encoding sensor histidine kinase, which yields MARTTSIKRNLVNSISILFGVIIFPVYLSIDLSLDGWVEQQFDRALVNKANYLKSLVKVSGNTLEFDDAMMTSQQDDGDRHYYQLWFKDKTIKRSKTLDEYPDVDLLKLSLPLNTSQLLDVRLPNGEEGRASISYFLPESEQLLSEHEHPAYLTLYQSDDSFENMLILVDILLVVSFFVSIFVMRYIAVRIVGKGLKPLEYLNEEIKKIDLDQKQAMEIPEPKQRVEEIEPIREELNAFIKSNQVFLQNEKRLTGDIAHELKTPIAEIMSLSEVYIRYPNDARISETYKQDMLKIAHRMKKIVDNLLLLQRTSSSLIHIEQEEMDINDLIQDIVNELAFKFDSIESRVHIELANDMILADHFSMHTMLINLLDNALFYSPEGSIVQIVVKEQGDGLQLIVGNEVTVALSTEDREHILDPMYQADQSRTSNDRYGLGLSIVDNLCRLNGYKLSIDHSNSNRIEFTIGLIPASL from the coding sequence ATGGCACGAACCACTTCGATCAAACGTAATTTAGTCAATTCTATTTCCATTTTATTTGGTGTGATTATTTTTCCTGTTTATCTCTCTATTGATCTAAGTCTTGATGGCTGGGTTGAGCAACAATTTGATCGCGCTTTAGTAAATAAAGCCAACTATCTTAAGTCGTTAGTAAAAGTGTCGGGGAACACTTTAGAGTTTGATGATGCAATGATGACGTCTCAGCAAGATGATGGTGATAGGCATTATTATCAATTGTGGTTTAAAGATAAGACGATTAAGCGCTCAAAAACCTTAGATGAATATCCAGATGTGGACTTGCTAAAATTGTCATTGCCATTAAATACAAGTCAATTATTAGATGTCCGTTTGCCAAATGGGGAAGAAGGAAGGGCTTCAATTTCCTATTTTTTGCCAGAGTCGGAACAATTGTTAAGTGAGCATGAGCACCCTGCTTATCTTACGCTGTATCAATCGGATGATTCATTCGAAAATATGTTGATATTAGTGGATATTTTATTGGTCGTGAGTTTTTTTGTATCAATATTTGTGATGCGCTATATTGCGGTTCGTATTGTAGGTAAAGGGTTGAAACCTTTAGAATATTTGAATGAAGAGATTAAAAAAATAGATTTAGATCAAAAACAAGCAATGGAGATTCCAGAACCAAAACAAAGAGTCGAAGAGATCGAACCTATTCGTGAGGAACTGAATGCCTTTATTAAATCTAATCAGGTTTTCTTACAAAATGAAAAGCGCTTAACGGGAGACATCGCCCACGAATTAAAAACACCGATTGCGGAAATTATGAGCCTTAGTGAGGTCTATATCCGTTACCCGAATGATGCTCGTATTAGTGAAACCTATAAGCAAGATATGCTGAAAATAGCACATCGTATGAAAAAAATTGTTGATAACTTATTGTTATTACAAAGAACATCATCTTCCTTGATTCATATAGAGCAAGAAGAGATGGATATCAACGATTTGATTCAAGATATTGTTAATGAGCTAGCTTTTAAATTCGATTCGATAGAATCAAGGGTTCATATTGAGTTAGCGAATGATATGATTTTAGCTGATCACTTTTCAATGCATACAATGTTGATTAACCTGCTTGATAATGCGTTATTTTATAGCCCTGAAGGTTCTATTGTACAAATTGTGGTTAAGGAGCAAGGGGATGGCTTGCAATTGATAGTCGGTAATGAAGTCACAGTGGCTTTATCGACAGAAGATCGAGAACACATACTAGATCCAATGTATCAAGCCGATCAATCGAGGACGTCAAATGATCGATATGGGCTTGGTTTATCAATAGTGGATAATCTTTGCCGATTAAATGGTTATAAGTTAAGTATTGATCATTCTAACTCGAATAGAATTGAGTTCACGATTGGGTTAATACCTGCGAGTCTTTAA
- a CDS encoding phosphoethanolamine transferase has translation MKAMIFRLWSSSAPERPAIKVTTFIVLLAFYYGFVLNYPVLREIFSLSKDVPDVWFPYTAPWVLFFAFVIVFSLFAVPVIMKPFMAILTLTSAVALYGAVNYHILFDVSMIENVFGTNASEISFYLNLRSVLYMLVFGIFPTLLIFWVRVEYRRSWLRELLSRIILVLLALVGIAIIAVTTYKDYASVGRNNKYLNKMIIPAHAYDTYKYIKLNYLTKPLPYVSLGNDATLVVTENEKPTLVIFVLGETARSMNFKDNGYSKDTQPYTKNLGLISFKNVSSCGTYTALSVPCMFSNMERIDYSKARANAQDNALDIIAKSGTETLWIDNDGGDKGVAKKTPLINIDPTENDDLCNGETCFDEVMLKHANTFIQADDKNKLIVLHTIGSHGPTYFQRFPVEKAKFAPWCNRKDIEQCTDQEITNVYDNTLVYTDYFLSQVVATLKKYSSQYNVAMMYMSDHGESLGESGLYLHGTPYSIAPKEQSTVPWLMWVPKQYADQKNIDLDCLKKESQQSKYSHDNFFHSLIGFYGVNTKEKQMQMDVFTTCKKMS, from the coding sequence ATGAAAGCTATGATTTTTCGTCTTTGGAGCAGTTCCGCCCCTGAAAGACCAGCAATAAAAGTAACGACATTCATTGTATTACTCGCGTTTTATTACGGATTTGTATTGAACTACCCTGTTCTTCGCGAAATATTTTCATTAAGTAAAGATGTACCCGATGTGTGGTTTCCTTATACCGCGCCTTGGGTACTATTTTTTGCTTTTGTCATTGTTTTTTCGTTATTTGCCGTGCCAGTCATCATGAAACCTTTCATGGCAATTTTAACGTTAACATCCGCCGTGGCGTTGTATGGCGCGGTGAATTATCACATTCTTTTTGATGTTTCGATGATTGAGAATGTGTTTGGTACCAATGCTTCGGAAATCTCTTTTTATCTGAATTTACGCTCGGTACTGTACATGCTTGTATTTGGTATCTTCCCAACATTATTGATTTTTTGGGTTAGAGTCGAATATCGAAGATCATGGCTGAGGGAGTTATTATCACGCATCATTTTAGTGTTATTGGCATTGGTAGGTATCGCAATCATTGCTGTTACGACTTATAAAGACTACGCCTCTGTTGGCCGTAATAATAAATATTTAAATAAGATGATCATTCCAGCTCATGCTTATGACACTTATAAATATATTAAATTAAATTATTTAACGAAGCCGTTGCCTTATGTCAGTCTTGGGAATGATGCGACATTGGTGGTAACCGAGAATGAAAAACCGACATTAGTGATTTTTGTTCTTGGTGAAACCGCCCGTTCGATGAACTTTAAAGACAACGGTTACTCGAAAGACACACAACCATATACGAAAAACTTGGGGCTTATTTCCTTTAAAAATGTGTCCTCATGTGGAACGTATACCGCGCTTTCTGTGCCTTGTATGTTTTCTAATATGGAGAGAATCGATTACAGCAAAGCGAGAGCGAATGCTCAAGATAATGCTCTCGATATTATTGCAAAATCGGGTACGGAAACCTTATGGATAGATAACGATGGTGGCGACAAAGGGGTAGCGAAAAAGACCCCGTTAATCAATATTGATCCAACGGAAAACGATGATTTATGTAACGGTGAAACATGTTTTGATGAAGTGATGTTAAAACACGCTAATACATTCATTCAAGCCGATGATAAAAATAAACTGATCGTTTTGCATACTATAGGTAGCCATGGCCCGACGTACTTTCAACGATTTCCAGTAGAAAAAGCAAAATTTGCTCCTTGGTGTAATCGTAAAGATATTGAACAATGTACCGATCAAGAAATAACAAATGTTTACGACAACACACTGGTATATACTGATTACTTTTTATCGCAAGTGGTCGCCACGCTTAAAAAATATTCTTCGCAATATAACGTGGCAATGATGTATATGTCAGACCATGGAGAGTCGTTAGGTGAGAGTGGTTTATACCTTCACGGCACGCCATACAGTATTGCACCAAAAGAACAATCTACTGTGCCTTGGTTAATGTGGGTACCAAAGCAATATGCAGATCAAAAAAATATTGATCTTGATTGTTTAAAGAAAGAATCTCAGCAATCAAAGTATTCTCATGATAACTTTTTTCATAGTTTGATTGGCTTTTATGGTGTGAATACAAAGGAAAAACAAATGCAGATGGATGTTTTTACCACGTGTAAAAAGATGTCCTAA
- a CDS encoding EAL domain-containing protein, with the protein MINKIKNILRYRQWFLATAATVGIFVFGTGIIIAQSIQSYDSTILKRLNTVIFIIEGKLDAADEIIHQLKPLIDSSCSTIHQKLIDKLVEYSEFQTLNIIKNSIVTCSTNPRMIQTAYVSPDRPNYKLSILESYILTPGKVIGAIKEVNNGNGVLITINGKVFYSILGNLDDKTDYQIQSPGMWFDKNGVIHKKPQKSNLIVSSEKYNFSVSSNASMTDYIDNITTNYTVIILFFAIISLVIGRYVFLNAQKNSSLFIMKESLADNEFIPYAQPVINSNGELSGLEILIRWNNKHLGLVYPDVFIPLAEASGLIIPMTTQLMEDTFHQLASVEDKIPSGFHIGFNISAQHFDQVNQSSLITSCEKYINSSLNAKAHVVLELTERQGIDNYSEVRSVFDTLHKMGIKMAIDDFGTGHSTLSYIKNLNFDFIKIDKSFIDLIGSDAIAAPLVDNIIDLAKRLDLAIVAEGVETQEQLDYLRTHDVDYIQGYFYGRPMPLNEFITRYLNKTA; encoded by the coding sequence ATGATAAATAAAATTAAGAATATATTAAGATACAGACAATGGTTTCTCGCGACTGCTGCTACCGTCGGAATATTTGTATTCGGTACGGGTATTATCATTGCGCAATCCATACAATCTTATGACAGCACCATTCTTAAACGGCTGAATACGGTTATATTTATAATTGAAGGCAAATTAGATGCAGCCGATGAGATTATTCATCAGCTCAAACCCCTTATTGATTCATCTTGTTCCACAATTCACCAAAAACTTATTGATAAACTCGTTGAATACTCAGAATTTCAAACACTTAACATTATAAAAAATAGTATTGTCACCTGCTCAACCAACCCCCGTATGATTCAAACTGCCTATGTTTCCCCAGATAGACCCAACTATAAACTGTCTATTCTAGAATCCTATATTTTAACGCCAGGTAAAGTCATTGGAGCCATCAAGGAAGTAAATAATGGCAATGGTGTATTAATCACAATTAATGGAAAAGTATTCTACTCCATATTGGGGAATCTGGATGATAAAACAGATTATCAAATTCAATCTCCAGGCATGTGGTTTGATAAAAACGGAGTTATTCATAAAAAACCACAAAAAAGTAACTTAATCGTATCCTCAGAAAAATATAATTTCAGTGTTAGCTCCAATGCATCCATGACGGATTACATCGATAACATCACTACCAATTACACTGTGATCATTTTATTCTTTGCAATCATTTCTTTAGTCATCGGCCGATATGTATTTTTAAATGCTCAAAAGAACTCTAGCCTATTTATCATGAAAGAAAGCCTTGCTGATAATGAGTTTATCCCTTATGCACAACCAGTTATTAACTCAAATGGTGAATTATCGGGGCTTGAAATACTCATTCGCTGGAATAATAAACACCTAGGCCTTGTTTACCCAGATGTATTCATACCATTAGCCGAAGCTTCTGGTCTCATTATCCCAATGACCACTCAATTAATGGAAGACACCTTTCATCAACTCGCATCAGTAGAAGACAAAATACCAAGCGGCTTTCATATCGGTTTCAATATTAGTGCTCAACATTTTGATCAAGTAAACCAATCATCTCTCATTACCAGTTGTGAAAAATATATCAATAGCTCTCTCAATGCCAAAGCTCATGTCGTTTTAGAGCTAACAGAAAGACAAGGTATCGACAATTACAGTGAAGTTCGATCGGTATTTGATACGTTACATAAGATGGGCATCAAAATGGCGATTGATGATTTTGGTACTGGCCATTCAACGCTGTCATACATCAAAAACTTAAACTTTGATTTTATAAAAATAGATAAGAGTTTTATCGATTTGATCGGTTCTGATGCCATCGCAGCCCCATTAGTAGACAACATTATTGATTTGGCTAAAAGGTTAGACCTAGCTATCGTAGCAGAAGGTGTCGAAACACAAGAGCAATTGGACTACTTAAGAACCCATGATGTCGACTACATCCAAGGTTATTTTTATGGCAGACCAATGCCACTCAACGAGTTTATTACCCGTTACTTAAACAAGACTGCTTAA